One region of Polaribacter pectinis genomic DNA includes:
- a CDS encoding response regulator transcription factor: MRNQKIFIADDHPILLKGLEDLLLEKHFKVVGKATDGQEALNFILKNKPDIAILDVEMPLKTGIEIAKYCKKLKLKTKIILITLHKEIDLYLMAKKIGVFGYILKEFALDEIEVCIESVTNDIPYFSKELKKHIGFTEESDTVLKDLSLSEKRILKLISQHKTNKEIGHLLFISPRTVEKHRSRIILKLDLSHETGSLLTWVLKNKHLFK; the protein is encoded by the coding sequence ATTTATTATTAGAAAAACATTTTAAAGTTGTTGGGAAAGCTACAGATGGGCAAGAGGCGCTTAATTTTATTCTAAAAAATAAACCAGACATAGCCATTTTAGATGTAGAAATGCCTTTAAAAACTGGTATAGAAATAGCTAAATACTGTAAAAAACTTAAGCTTAAAACTAAAATTATTCTTATTACGCTTCATAAAGAAATCGATTTGTATTTAATGGCAAAAAAGATTGGTGTATTTGGTTACATTTTAAAAGAGTTTGCGTTAGATGAAATTGAAGTTTGTATTGAATCTGTAACAAATGATATTCCATATTTTAGTAAAGAACTTAAAAAACATATTGGTTTTACTGAAGAATCTGATACTGTTTTAAAAGATTTATCTCTTTCCGAAAAAAGAATTTTAAAATTAATTTCGCAACATAAGACTAATAAAGAAATAGGTCATTTACTATTTATTTCTCCAAGAACTGTAGAAAAACATAGAAGTAGAATTATATTAAAATTAGACTTATCTCATGAAACTGGTTCTTTGTTAACATGGGTTTTAAAAAACAAACATCTGTTTAAATAG
- a CDS encoding NAD(P)/FAD-dependent oxidoreductase: MKVDYIIVGLGLAGLAFAEELMANNKTFIVFEDDSQTSSLVAGGVYNPVILKRFTPVWNAKEQLAIALPFYNRIEEKLNINIDEKFVIKKAFKSIEDQNIWFEALDKPKLTDYLDPKLDNQNYPGVIADFSFGNVKEAGRIDTKKLVESYREYLKKENKIRFENFEHQQIEFKESSVKYKSIEATRIVFCEGFGIKDNPYFNYLPLNEVKGELITIFAPELKIDFLLKSTLFVLPLGDNLYKVGATFNWTDKTSNPSEEGKEELVEKLKKVINVPYKIVEQTAGIRPTVSGRRPLVGVHPKYKQLTVLNGLGTRGVMIGPTVAKELFNHLENEEKLNLETDISRFNKK, translated from the coding sequence ATGAAAGTAGATTACATTATTGTTGGTTTAGGATTAGCAGGTTTAGCATTTGCAGAAGAACTAATGGCAAATAATAAAACCTTTATAGTTTTCGAAGACGATTCTCAAACATCATCTTTAGTAGCTGGTGGAGTCTATAACCCTGTTATATTAAAAAGATTTACACCCGTTTGGAATGCTAAAGAACAATTAGCAATAGCGCTCCCTTTTTATAATAGAATAGAAGAAAAACTCAATATAAATATAGATGAGAAGTTTGTTATTAAAAAAGCTTTTAAGTCTATTGAAGATCAAAACATTTGGTTTGAAGCTTTAGATAAACCCAAACTAACAGACTATTTAGATCCAAAACTAGACAACCAAAATTATCCTGGAGTTATTGCAGATTTTAGTTTCGGAAATGTAAAAGAAGCAGGAAGAATTGATACAAAGAAGTTAGTAGAAAGTTATAGAGAATACTTAAAAAAAGAAAATAAAATTAGGTTCGAAAACTTCGAACATCAACAAATAGAATTCAAAGAAAGTTCTGTAAAATATAAAAGTATAGAAGCAACAAGAATTGTTTTTTGCGAAGGTTTCGGAATTAAAGATAATCCTTATTTTAATTACCTACCACTTAATGAAGTAAAAGGGGAACTGATAACTATTTTTGCACCAGAATTAAAAATTGATTTCTTATTGAAATCGACACTTTTTGTATTGCCTTTGGGTGACAATTTATACAAAGTAGGAGCCACTTTTAATTGGACAGACAAAACTTCTAATCCGTCAGAAGAAGGAAAAGAAGAGTTGGTAGAAAAATTAAAAAAAGTAATAAATGTACCCTACAAAATTGTGGAACAAACAGCAGGAATTAGACCAACAGTTTCTGGTAGAAGACCGTTAGTTGGAGTTCATCCTAAATACAAGCAATTAACAGTTTTAAACGGTCTAGGAACACGTGGAGTTATGATTGGGCCAACTGTAGCCAAAGAGCTTTTTAATCATCTAGAAAATGAAGAAAAATTAAACCTTGAAACAGATATATCAAGGTTTAATAAAAAATAG
- the gldN gene encoding gliding motility protein GldN — translation MFKNCLILFFALMISGSINAQANLLNSKTVDQIGQKNEQQLAADNDGPLPYGYVDDRDVLWSKVVWEFVDLNQKINLPYYFPIDTTNISTDRRSLFDTLIKGIKQGKIKEAYSDSFFTSKITQDEIDTRLINVREESGYSDTFRIQTQDVEGYMIKGMWYFDKRQGELKYRLLALAPMGKDVQSLGVENVEDDNLYELFWVFFPSARDVLHDAKVFNPKNASQPISFDHLLNARRFSSVIVREENIYGNRAISDYVRGNSLFQLLEANKIKENIRNREMDMWNY, via the coding sequence ATGTTTAAAAATTGTTTAATATTATTTTTCGCTTTAATGATAAGTGGTTCAATAAATGCACAAGCAAATTTATTGAATTCAAAAACAGTTGATCAAATAGGGCAAAAAAACGAGCAACAATTAGCCGCAGATAACGATGGCCCATTACCATATGGTTATGTAGATGACAGAGACGTTTTATGGTCTAAAGTTGTTTGGGAATTTGTAGATTTAAATCAGAAAATAAATTTACCATATTACTTTCCTATCGATACTACAAATATCTCTACAGACAGAAGATCTTTGTTCGATACTTTAATTAAAGGAATCAAACAAGGTAAAATAAAAGAAGCGTATTCAGACTCTTTCTTTACATCTAAAATTACACAAGATGAAATCGATACACGTTTAATAAACGTTAGAGAAGAAAGTGGATATTCAGATACTTTTAGAATTCAGACACAAGATGTAGAAGGTTACATGATTAAAGGTATGTGGTATTTCGATAAGCGTCAAGGAGAATTAAAATACAGATTGTTAGCATTAGCACCAATGGGTAAAGACGTACAGTCTTTAGGAGTAGAAAATGTTGAGGATGATAATTTATATGAATTATTTTGGGTGTTTTTTCCATCAGCAAGAGATGTTTTACATGACGCAAAAGTATTCAATCCAAAAAATGCTTCACAACCAATTTCTTTCGACCATTTATTAAATGCAAGAAGATTTAGTTCTGTAATTGTTAGGGAAGAAAATATTTATGGTAATAGAGCCATATCAGATTATGTTCGTGGAAATTCTTTATTTCAATTATTAGAAGCAAATAAGATTAAAGAAAACATTAGAAACAGAGAAATGGATATGTGGAACTATTAA
- the gldM gene encoding gliding motility protein GldM, giving the protein MAGGKMSARQKMINLMYLVFIAMLAMNMSKEVLSAFGFMNEKLVENNISTTEKNNEAYANLATKASEQAAKFGPLKVQADKIKAYSSDFYAYLADLKSKMTADIEDKTDYEAMDKTAFLDEYFFKGDGITAEGQEFLDNINGYRTNVISVLGADSKFAPIIKERFNTEDEVNRDGKTINWLDYRYKGFPLVASLTNLTQMQADIKNTEADIVADLLGGKLEESLSLNNYKGIVALDKNAYFAGEKVTGKIVLGRYDATMIPDNVTLNGRDYKNIQSGQVIIDMPAGNVGNHDIKGKIAFTQNGEIVEVPFESSYSVIPEPSNAVVSADKMNVVYRGLDNPISVSLPGVGDNNLNVSASGGRLTGSRGKYSLRPSAGNIATINVSAKLSSGKTVNSKATFRIKDIPAAMGSVRNQFGTVRMPKSGLSNAPIAAGLPDFEFDLKINVTSFKVKVPGQLTIIVNGSRLNAAAKKALSKARRGDIINIYGIEATANGTKLKKVLPVAIELTN; this is encoded by the coding sequence ATGGCTGGAGGAAAAATGTCCGCAAGACAGAAGATGATAAACTTAATGTACCTTGTTTTTATTGCAATGTTAGCAATGAATATGAGTAAAGAAGTGTTATCTGCTTTTGGTTTTATGAACGAAAAACTAGTAGAGAATAATATATCTACTACAGAAAAAAATAATGAAGCATATGCTAATTTAGCAACGAAAGCTTCAGAACAAGCAGCAAAATTTGGACCTTTAAAAGTTCAAGCTGATAAGATAAAAGCATATTCATCAGATTTTTATGCTTATTTAGCTGATTTAAAATCTAAAATGACTGCAGATATTGAAGATAAAACTGACTATGAAGCAATGGATAAGACTGCTTTTTTAGATGAGTACTTCTTTAAAGGTGATGGCATTACTGCTGAAGGTCAAGAGTTTTTAGATAATATTAATGGTTACAGAACAAATGTAATTTCGGTATTAGGAGCAGATTCTAAATTTGCACCAATTATCAAAGAAAGGTTTAATACAGAAGACGAAGTTAATAGAGATGGTAAGACAATTAATTGGTTAGATTATAGGTACAAAGGTTTCCCTTTAGTAGCTTCTTTAACTAATTTAACACAAATGCAAGCTGATATTAAAAATACAGAAGCAGATATTGTTGCAGATTTATTAGGTGGTAAATTAGAAGAATCTTTATCTCTTAACAATTATAAAGGAATTGTAGCGTTAGATAAGAACGCCTATTTTGCAGGAGAAAAAGTTACAGGAAAAATAGTTTTAGGTCGTTATGACGCTACTATGATTCCAGATAATGTAACTCTAAATGGTAGAGATTATAAAAACATACAATCAGGACAAGTAATTATAGATATGCCTGCAGGTAATGTTGGTAATCATGATATTAAAGGTAAAATAGCATTTACTCAAAATGGAGAGATTGTAGAAGTTCCTTTTGAGAGTTCTTATTCTGTTATTCCAGAACCAAGTAATGCAGTTGTTTCTGCAGATAAAATGAATGTTGTTTATAGAGGTTTAGATAACCCTATTTCTGTTTCTTTACCTGGTGTTGGAGATAATAACTTAAATGTTTCTGCTTCTGGAGGAAGATTAACAGGAAGTAGAGGTAAATATAGTTTAAGACCAAGTGCAGGAAACATTGCAACTATTAATGTAAGTGCAAAGTTAAGTAGTGGTAAAACTGTTAATTCTAAAGCAACTTTTAGAATTAAAGATATTCCTGCTGCTATGGGATCTGTTCGTAACCAATTTGGTACAGTTAGAATGCCTAAATCAGGTTTGTCTAATGCACCTATTGCTGCAGGTCTTCCAGATTTTGAATTTGATTTAAAAATTAATGTAACTAGTTTTAAAGTTAAAGTTCCTGGGCAATTAACTATTATAGTAAATGGAAGCAGATTAAATGCTGCTGCTAAAAAAGCATTATCGAAAGCTAGAAGAGGAGATATCATTAATATATATGGTATTGAAGCTACTGCTAATGGGACAAAACTTAAAAAAGTTTTACCTGTTGCGATTGAGTTAACAAACTAG
- the gldL gene encoding gliding motility protein GldL: MAQSRSYKKTMNFVYGMGAAVVIIGALFKIQHFSIGPLTGGIMLTIGLVTEALVFAISAFDTPEDDLDWSKVYPELGADGIESEREEAGAQGLLSQKLDNLLQEANIDASLMASLGNSMKNFQGAAEGLSAASESISSTNKYNEQVSMAAVQMETLNNLYKVQVENTTKQSELNGAVVENTEKLKEQMESLAKNLSSLNGVYGGMLSAMSK; encoded by the coding sequence ATGGCACAGTCAAGATCTTACAAAAAAACAATGAACTTCGTATATGGAATGGGAGCAGCCGTTGTAATCATAGGAGCTTTATTTAAAATTCAACACTTTTCTATTGGTCCATTAACAGGAGGTATAATGTTAACAATTGGTTTAGTTACTGAAGCCTTAGTATTTGCTATTTCTGCTTTTGATACACCAGAAGATGATTTAGATTGGTCTAAAGTATATCCAGAATTAGGAGCAGATGGTATTGAGTCTGAAAGAGAAGAGGCTGGAGCTCAAGGTTTATTGTCTCAAAAATTAGATAATTTATTACAAGAGGCAAATATAGATGCTTCTTTAATGGCTAGTTTAGGAAATAGCATGAAAAACTTTCAGGGAGCTGCAGAAGGATTATCTGCTGCATCAGAATCTATTTCTTCAACTAATAAATACAATGAACAAGTGTCAATGGCAGCTGTTCAAATGGAAACATTAAACAATTTATATAAAGTTCAAGTAGAAAACACAACAAAGCAATCAGAATTAAATGGTGCTGTTGTAGAAAATACAGAAAAACTAAAAGAACAAATGGAGTCTTTAGCAAAAAACTTATCTTCTTTAAACGGAGTTTATGGTGGTATGCTTTCTGCAATGTCTAAATAA
- the gldK gene encoding gliding motility lipoprotein GldK encodes MKKAAIFALLITVFYSCGSNDRGELVGIKAKKKWFSEKPFGMALIPGGSFTMGKQDQDIIGTMNAPTKTVTVRPYYMDETEITNNEYKEFVFWVRDSVVRTRLGYQQEFVAMGATPDPTGAGLSGGIHEYAFAVADTTDANAYQKYMYDNYWSLGDGIDSIKPLNWENEIIWKKEDFPDVDYVEVMDSLFIPREEAVDGVRTFNTKFLKYRYSWFDRDNAARKGGNRKDFVETEVLNIYPDTTAWVKDFNYSYNDPMHQDYFYHQSYGDYPVVGVTWGQANAFCNWRTKKKNDYLKGRKNATSVPDFRLPTEAEWEYAARGGLEFATYPWGTGSTTSDRGCFLANFKPVRGNYAVDGALYTMEAKSFNANDYGLYNMAGNVSEWTNTAYNLSSYYMASTMNPNVEDRKNKRKIIRGGSWKDVAYFLEVGSRDYEYADTARSYIGFRTVQNYIGTTNK; translated from the coding sequence ATGAAGAAAGCAGCAATATTTGCACTTTTAATAACCGTTTTTTACAGTTGTGGCTCTAATGATAGAGGAGAATTAGTGGGTATAAAGGCCAAGAAAAAGTGGTTTTCAGAAAAACCATTTGGTATGGCTTTAATTCCTGGAGGTTCTTTTACCATGGGAAAACAAGATCAAGACATCATTGGTACAATGAATGCTCCTACAAAAACAGTTACAGTTAGACCATATTATATGGACGAAACTGAAATTACAAATAACGAATACAAAGAATTTGTTTTTTGGGTTAGAGATTCAGTTGTAAGAACAAGATTAGGATACCAACAAGAATTTGTTGCTATGGGTGCAACTCCAGATCCTACAGGAGCAGGTTTGTCTGGCGGAATTCACGAATACGCCTTTGCAGTAGCTGATACGACAGACGCAAATGCATATCAAAAATACATGTACGACAACTATTGGAGTTTAGGAGATGGAATCGATTCTATAAAACCATTAAATTGGGAAAATGAAATTATCTGGAAAAAAGAAGATTTCCCAGATGTCGATTATGTAGAAGTAATGGATTCACTTTTTATTCCAAGAGAAGAAGCCGTAGATGGTGTTAGAACTTTTAATACAAAATTCTTAAAATACAGATATTCTTGGTTCGACAGAGACAATGCAGCCAGAAAAGGTGGTAATAGAAAAGATTTTGTAGAAACGGAAGTATTAAATATTTATCCAGATACTACTGCTTGGGTAAAAGATTTTAATTATTCTTATAATGATCCAATGCACCAAGATTATTTTTATCATCAATCTTATGGAGATTATCCTGTAGTTGGTGTTACTTGGGGACAAGCAAATGCTTTTTGTAACTGGAGAACAAAAAAGAAAAATGATTATTTAAAAGGAAGAAAAAACGCAACTTCAGTTCCGGATTTTAGATTGCCAACAGAAGCAGAATGGGAGTATGCAGCCAGAGGTGGTTTAGAATTTGCAACATATCCTTGGGGAACAGGAAGTACAACTAGTGATAGAGGATGTTTTTTAGCAAACTTTAAACCAGTAAGAGGAAATTACGCAGTAGATGGCGCTTTATATACTATGGAAGCTAAATCTTTTAATGCAAACGACTACGGATTGTATAACATGGCTGGTAATGTTTCAGAATGGACAAATACAGCTTACAACTTATCATCTTACTATATGGCTTCAACAATGAACCCAAATGTAGAAGATAGAAAAAATAAAAGAAAAATTATACGTGGAGGTTCTTGGAAAGATGTTGCATACTTTTTAGAAGTAGGTTCTAGAGATTATGAATACGCAGATACAGCAAGAAGTTACATTGGTTTTAGAACCGTACAAAACTACATTGGTACAACAAACAAATAA